A region from the Pelodiscus sinensis isolate JC-2024 chromosome 11, ASM4963464v1, whole genome shotgun sequence genome encodes:
- the LOC142830959 gene encoding protein BTG1-like, which yields MKTEISTAAGFITRLLRTPGGFGDEQLRCFSESLQEALRDHYKHHWFPLVPSKGSGYRCIRINHKMDPLIGKAAGTIGLSHERLFQLLPSELTLWVDPFEVSYRIGEDGSICVLYESPPPGLKTAKALESRNSCKEEWRIGRSSPSKNYNMMTVSS from the exons ATGAAGACGGAGATCTCCACGGCCGCGGGCTTCATCACCCGCCTGCTGCGCACCCCCGGCGGCTTCGGCGACGAGCAGCTGCGCTGCTTCAGCGAGTCGCTGCAGGAGGCGCTGCGAG ACCATTATAAGCACCACTGGTTTCCCCTGGTGCCCTCCAAGGGCTCAGGGTACCGATGCATTCGGATCAACCACAAGATGGACCCCTTGATAGGGAAGGCAGCCGGCACAATCGGACTGAGCCATGAGAGACTCTTCCAGCTCTTACCCAGTGAATTGACTCTTTGGGTTGACCCCTTTGAGGTGTCCTATAGAATAGGAGAAGATGGGTCTATCTGTGTTCTTTACGAAAGCCCCCCACCAGGTCTGAAGACTGCCAAAGCTCTGGAGAGTAGAAACAGCTGTAAAGAGGAGTGGAGAATTGGCAGATCGAGCCCTTCCAAGAATTACAACATGATGACAGTTTCTAGTTAA